The following are encoded together in the Pseudanabaena sp. FACHB-2040 genome:
- a CDS encoding response regulator, whose product MDISSDRDRVSLQPLAASYSDASTFRAFKPPVVLVVDDDADNLQLACYIVEQAGYVALSAGSGKDALVQVQEHEVHLVLLDIVLPDMDGFQVIKQLQQRFSGQLMPVVALTALATESERLQMIDAGFSSFLCKPYAIDDLEAILGQYCPLSGLASLQTVAR is encoded by the coding sequence ATGGATATTTCTTCTGATAGGGATAGAGTTTCCCTACAGCCGTTAGCAGCTAGCTACTCAGACGCCTCTACATTTAGGGCGTTTAAGCCGCCTGTCGTACTTGTTGTAGATGACGATGCTGATAATCTTCAGCTAGCATGCTACATCGTCGAGCAGGCAGGCTACGTAGCCCTCAGTGCAGGTAGCGGCAAAGACGCCTTGGTCCAAGTTCAGGAACACGAGGTTCACCTAGTTCTGCTGGACATTGTGCTACCCGATATGGATGGCTTTCAGGTTATCAAGCAGCTACAGCAGCGGTTTTCAGGGCAGCTGATGCCGGTAGTGGCTTTGACGGCTCTAGCCACCGAGTCAGAGCGGCTCCAAATGATAGATGCTGGCTTTAGCAGCTTTCTCTGCAAGCCCTATGCTATTGATGACCTAGAAGCCATTTTGGGTCAGTATTGCCCGCTTTCAGGTTTAGCCTCTCTACAAACTGTAGCTCGCTAG
- the nagB gene encoding glucosamine-6-phosphate deaminase, whose translation MRLIIDNEVGTWAAAYVKQQILEFAPTTDRPFVLGLPTGGTPLGLYRKLVEFHQQGELSFRHVVTFNMDEYVGLPDNHPQSYHAYMFKHFFDHIDIPRHQIHILDGNAPDLKTECAAYEAAIKSFGGINLFIGGVGEDGHIAFNEPGSSLKSRTRLQRLTYSTRLANARFFGNSIDHVPVMALTVGVGTIMDAAEVMVLVKGYRKALAVAHAIEAGVNHMWTVSALQLHPCALIVCDEDATMELKVKTVRYFKEWQDSLNTLE comes from the coding sequence ATGCGCCTCATCATTGACAACGAGGTTGGCACTTGGGCAGCAGCATACGTAAAACAGCAAATCCTTGAGTTTGCTCCCACCACAGATCGGCCCTTTGTCTTGGGATTGCCGACGGGCGGCACACCGCTGGGCCTGTACCGCAAGCTGGTGGAGTTTCACCAGCAGGGAGAACTGAGCTTCAGGCACGTAGTGACCTTCAATATGGATGAATATGTAGGGTTGCCAGACAACCACCCCCAGAGCTACCACGCCTACATGTTCAAACATTTTTTTGACCACATCGATATTCCGCGCCATCAGATTCACATTCTCGACGGCAATGCTCCTGATCTAAAGACCGAGTGCGCCGCCTACGAAGCCGCTATTAAGAGCTTTGGCGGCATTAATTTGTTTATTGGTGGCGTGGGAGAAGATGGGCACATCGCCTTTAACGAACCTGGATCTTCTCTAAAGTCGCGCACTCGGCTTCAACGCCTCACCTACAGCACCCGCCTCGCCAATGCTCGCTTCTTTGGCAACAGTATCGATCACGTCCCTGTAATGGCTCTCACTGTGGGAGTCGGTACGATCATGGATGCTGCTGAGGTGATGGTGCTTGTCAAAGGCTATCGCAAGGCCCTAGCCGTGGCCCATGCCATTGAAGCTGGGGTTAACCATATGTGGACAGTTTCGGCCCTACAGCTCCACCCCTGCGCCCTGATAGTCTGCGATGAAGACGCCACAATGGAGTTGAAGGTGAAAACCGTTCGCTACTTCAAGGAGTGGCAAGACTCGCTAAACACACTTGAGTAG
- a CDS encoding DUF2294 domain-containing protein, whose amino-acid sequence MAKNLTNLTAGQLERELAQRINGLYRSQLNHQPARVNCQLSDNRLTVVIEDVVTQPEKLLNDSGDIALVEQIRLRIDEIIRPHLQELVEDILGVAVLDFLSDVTINTGRGGMIIILERAPTLRTPQAASR is encoded by the coding sequence ATGGCAAAAAATCTTACAAACCTCACAGCAGGGCAGCTAGAGCGAGAACTAGCCCAGAGAATTAATGGGCTCTATAGAAGCCAGCTCAATCACCAGCCCGCTCGAGTAAACTGCCAGTTATCTGATAACAGACTCACGGTGGTGATTGAAGACGTTGTGACTCAACCTGAAAAGCTCCTCAATGACAGCGGCGATATTGCCCTAGTGGAGCAGATTCGCCTACGGATAGATGAAATTATCCGGCCTCACCTGCAAGAGTTAGTTGAAGACATCTTAGGGGTTGCCGTTTTAGATTTTTTGAGTGACGTCACGATCAATACTGGACGAGGTGGCATGATCATCATCTTGGAAAGAGCGCCTACCCTACGAACTCCCCAAGCGGCCTCACGCTAA
- the ptsP gene encoding phosphoenolpyruvate--protein phosphotransferase: MTAQISSQKTALNLRLVAPLSGQLVPLEQVPDPVFAQKMVGDGISIDPLSQTLLAPYAGEIIQLHPSHHAITLKTAEGIEILMHIGLETVELRGQGFTPKVKLGDRVQMGDVLIEFDADYIALHAKSLLTQVVVTNSDRIASFAYQSGGVHAGSDIFLELTLGSEGAAVPEAGFGEQVTSEPITVPNPSGLHARPAAVLVNMAKQYQSKIWLQRGENRANAKSVVALMGLQVGNGDTVTLAAVGPDAQAAISELTEAVRSGLGEEGSVAVSAPASMAQSDLKAPAPQPRSEDPNLILGNAASTGLAVGNTVRLRQQQIQVAETGGTPEQERRRLEDAIAKAALEIESIRANVHSQGDPSKAAIFAAHQEILDDPEILDTATRCIHKGKSAAFAWQQTYTAQADQLAQLGNELLAQRANDVRDVGQRVLRILTGVETTHLKYPHDTILLAEDLTPSDMASLDRERVVGFCTLTGGATSHVAILARSMGIPAIAGAEARVLDLPDGTPVILDGTQGTLRLNAQAEEIERIRGRIARQKALREADLQTAFEPAITQDGHQIEVAANIGSLKDAEESVALGAEGVGLLRTEFVFLDRPKAPSEDEQTGIYRSMLEVLGPDRPMILRTLDVGGDKPLPYLAMPHEENPFLGERGIRLGFDQPELQRTQFRAALRAASAGHLRIMFPMIGRLEEIRMAKAMLEEERQRLGVPPIEIGIMIEVPSAAVMAEQLAQEVDFFSIGTNDLTQYTLAMDRGHPKLAPQIDGLHPAVLRLIDYTVKGADRHGKWVGICGGLGSDPQAIPLLIGLGIKELSVSVASIPGIKSQIRRLSLAHCRDLAARALDMGTAAEVRSLVPWAEG, encoded by the coding sequence ATGACGGCCCAAATCAGCTCTCAAAAAACCGCTCTCAACCTGCGTCTGGTCGCGCCGCTCTCTGGTCAACTGGTGCCGCTGGAGCAAGTGCCCGACCCCGTCTTTGCCCAAAAGATGGTGGGCGACGGCATCTCCATTGACCCCCTCAGCCAAACGCTGCTGGCCCCCTATGCTGGAGAGATCATTCAGCTCCATCCCTCGCACCACGCCATTACCCTCAAGACGGCAGAAGGGATAGAAATCTTGATGCACATTGGCCTAGAAACCGTGGAGCTGCGCGGCCAGGGATTTACGCCCAAGGTCAAGCTAGGCGATCGGGTGCAGATGGGCGATGTGCTGATTGAGTTTGATGCCGACTACATTGCGCTCCACGCCAAGAGCCTGCTGACTCAAGTAGTGGTGACCAATAGCGATCGCATTGCCAGCTTTGCCTACCAGTCGGGCGGCGTTCACGCTGGCAGCGACATTTTTCTGGAGCTAACCCTGGGTAGTGAGGGCGCAGCTGTTCCTGAAGCAGGCTTTGGCGAACAGGTGACCTCTGAGCCGATCACCGTACCCAATCCCTCTGGGCTGCACGCCCGTCCGGCAGCGGTGCTGGTCAATATGGCCAAGCAATATCAGTCAAAGATCTGGCTGCAGCGGGGCGAAAACCGGGCTAATGCCAAGAGCGTAGTCGCCCTGATGGGCCTGCAGGTGGGCAATGGCGACACCGTCACTCTAGCCGCAGTTGGCCCTGATGCTCAGGCAGCTATTTCAGAGTTGACAGAGGCCGTTCGCTCTGGCTTGGGCGAGGAAGGGTCGGTTGCCGTTTCGGCCCCGGCCAGCATGGCCCAGTCTGACCTCAAAGCACCCGCCCCTCAGCCCCGATCCGAAGACCCGAACCTGATTTTGGGCAATGCCGCCTCTACGGGTCTAGCGGTAGGCAACACGGTGCGGCTGCGGCAGCAGCAGATTCAGGTAGCCGAAACAGGGGGTACACCGGAGCAGGAGCGAAGGAGGCTGGAGGATGCGATCGCAAAAGCCGCCCTCGAAATCGAATCCATTCGTGCCAACGTCCACTCTCAGGGCGACCCCAGCAAAGCCGCCATCTTCGCCGCCCACCAGGAGATTCTAGACGACCCCGAAATTTTAGACACAGCCACTCGCTGCATTCACAAGGGCAAGAGTGCCGCCTTTGCCTGGCAGCAGACCTACACCGCCCAAGCCGATCAGCTAGCGCAGCTAGGCAATGAACTGCTGGCCCAGCGGGCTAACGACGTGCGCGACGTAGGCCAGCGGGTGCTACGAATTCTCACTGGGGTAGAAACCACCCACCTCAAGTACCCCCACGACACCATTCTGCTAGCCGAAGACTTGACCCCCTCCGACATGGCCAGCCTGGATCGAGAGCGCGTAGTCGGCTTCTGCACCCTGACCGGCGGAGCGACCTCCCACGTAGCAATTTTGGCGCGGTCGATGGGCATCCCTGCGATCGCAGGGGCCGAGGCCCGTGTCCTCGACCTGCCCGATGGCACCCCCGTCATTCTCGACGGCACCCAGGGTACCCTGCGGCTGAATGCCCAAGCAGAAGAAATCGAGCGCATCCGAGGCCGCATTGCCCGCCAAAAAGCTCTGCGCGAAGCCGATCTGCAGACCGCCTTCGAACCCGCCATTACCCAAGATGGCCACCAAATTGAAGTCGCCGCCAATATCGGCAGCCTCAAAGACGCAGAAGAAAGCGTGGCCCTAGGAGCCGAAGGCGTTGGCCTGCTGCGCACCGAGTTTGTTTTCCTCGATCGGCCCAAAGCCCCTAGCGAAGACGAGCAAACCGGCATCTACCGCAGCATGCTAGAGGTACTCGGCCCCGACCGCCCCATGATCCTCCGCACGCTGGATGTGGGCGGTGACAAGCCTCTGCCTTACCTAGCCATGCCCCACGAAGAAAACCCCTTCCTCGGCGAGCGCGGCATTCGCCTCGGCTTTGACCAGCCAGAACTCCAGCGCACCCAGTTCCGCGCCGCCCTGAGAGCCGCCAGTGCCGGACACCTACGGATCATGTTCCCCATGATTGGCCGCCTCGAAGAGATCCGAATGGCTAAGGCCATGCTGGAAGAAGAACGCCAGCGGCTAGGCGTGCCCCCGATCGAAATCGGCATCATGATCGAAGTGCCCTCCGCAGCCGTTATGGCCGAACAGCTAGCCCAGGAAGTCGATTTCTTCTCCATCGGCACCAACGACCTAACCCAATACACCCTGGCGATGGATCGAGGCCACCCCAAACTAGCGCCCCAAATCGACGGTCTCCACCCCGCCGTCCTGCGTCTGATCGACTACACCGTCAAAGGCGCTGACCGCCACGGCAAATGGGTCGGCATCTGCGGCGGCCTCGGCAGCGACCCCCAAGCCATTCCCCTCCTAATCGGCCTCGGCATCAAAGAACTCAGCGTCAGCGTCGCCAGCATTCCCGGCATCAAGTCGCAGATTCGTCGCCTGAGTCTCGCCCACTGCCGTGATCTAGCTGCCAGAGCGCTGGATATGGGCACAGCGGCAGAAGTGCGATCGCTAGTGCCTTGGGCGGAGGGTTAG
- a CDS encoding CsbD family protein, protein MKMIENSLKFAKGLLQQFSKVALVGVVLVSLGWMALPAQAMPMTAGMPNLIATGSRAAGNVEMDRAKGEVDRMWGEGSHESVEGKVEETLGSAKRRVGEITDNNEMQTRGAGNELKGRAQYNKGRAESAVEDVREQAEDTTQGIIDNVKDIFR, encoded by the coding sequence ATGAAGATGATTGAAAACTCTCTAAAGTTTGCAAAAGGTCTACTGCAGCAGTTCTCCAAAGTAGCGCTGGTGGGCGTTGTATTGGTCAGCCTAGGCTGGATGGCACTACCTGCCCAAGCCATGCCGATGACTGCAGGGATGCCTAACCTGATTGCAACGGGTTCTCGTGCCGCAGGCAATGTGGAGATGGACCGGGCCAAAGGGGAAGTTGACCGCATGTGGGGCGAAGGCAGCCACGAAAGCGTGGAAGGAAAAGTTGAAGAAACCCTGGGCTCTGCTAAGCGCCGGGTAGGTGAGATAACCGACAACAACGAAATGCAAACCCGAGGTGCTGGCAATGAGCTGAAAGGCCGTGCTCAGTACAACAAGGGTCGCGCTGAGTCTGCCGTTGAAGATGTACGTGAGCAAGCAGAAGACACCACGCAAGGCATTATCGACAACGTCAAGGATATCTTCCGTTAG
- a CDS encoding response regulator transcription factor: protein METVRVALIEDHDLTRMGLRTALQHQEGMEFLGEAANGTRGLHLIQTTRPDVAIVDVGLPDMDGIELTRRIRQSQAEAEDPRETKVLILTMHDSEEVVLAAFGAGADSYCTKGVSTEDLVNAVRETANGHSWIDPTIANIVLREVRQPAGVGGGAGEMATVEIQAVAPEYKQLIETYPLTSRELEILELIAAGCSNADISEKLYITVGTVKTHVRSILNKLCVNDRTQAAVRALRSGLIR, encoded by the coding sequence ATGGAAACCGTTCGTGTTGCACTGATTGAAGATCACGATTTAACCCGCATGGGATTGCGAACGGCGCTACAGCACCAGGAGGGCATGGAGTTCCTGGGAGAAGCTGCAAACGGCACACGGGGTCTGCATCTAATTCAGACGACTCGCCCTGACGTTGCTATTGTAGATGTCGGCTTGCCGGACATGGACGGCATTGAACTGACTCGGCGCATTCGGCAATCTCAGGCTGAAGCAGAAGATCCTCGGGAGACCAAGGTGCTGATTCTAACCATGCACGACAGCGAAGAAGTTGTGCTGGCAGCCTTTGGAGCAGGTGCTGACTCTTATTGCACCAAGGGAGTGAGCACTGAGGATTTGGTCAATGCGGTCAGAGAAACTGCCAATGGCCACAGCTGGATTGACCCGACCATTGCCAATATCGTGCTGCGGGAAGTCAGACAGCCTGCAGGGGTTGGCGGTGGAGCCGGAGAAATGGCAACGGTGGAGATTCAGGCAGTTGCGCCTGAGTACAAGCAACTGATTGAGACTTACCCCCTAACCAGCCGCGAACTTGAAATCCTAGAGCTGATTGCAGCAGGCTGCAGCAATGCAGACATCTCTGAAAAGCTCTATATCACGGTGGGTACGGTGAAAACTCACGTTCGCAGCATCCTCAATAAGCTCTGTGTTAATGACCGCACCCAGGCGGCTGTGAGAGCGCTGCGCTCAGGGCTAATTCGCTAG
- the ptsG gene encoding glucose-specific PTS transporter subunit IIBC — MKNLWNRAFGLLQQMGKALMLPVSVLPIAGILLGLGSARLIELQQIEEGVLQSAKFWWLPEWLAGIMRASGDAIFGSLPLLFAIAVAIGFTANDGVSALAATVGFFVFLATLGTVATANGLETEPILGIETLNTGVFGGLIMGCVAAYLFNKFYRIKLPQYLGFFAGKRFVPIITGITAIVVGLIMSLIWPPIGAAINNFAQAAAEGSNVPVTVALYGFVERLLIPFGLHHIWNVPFFFEIGSFTDPITGREVAGDITRFFAGDPTAGILGGAYWFKMFGLPAAAIAIWHTAKPQNRKQVGGIMISAALTSFLTGITEPIEFSFVFVAPVLFLLHAVLAGFADFLFVTLGGRMGFTFSHGFIDFFLFYNLGTRVWLILAFGPLFAALYYFVFRFAIKSLNLNTPGREEEQVTGENVASNLPQDAAAMSKELVLAFGGRSNINTLDACITRLRVGVKDMGKVNMARLKALGASGVLQVGNNAQAIFGPRSENLKTDMSEYLKTAGPEADVVETPMPQEKLSTAEPVKVERDPHAAEKAERMVAALGGADNIRTVDSVALTRIRVEVSDPGIVNDQELVAAGVQGIMRLHDQVFHLVVGLSSEQYAGEIAKRMHPRV, encoded by the coding sequence ATGAAAAACCTATGGAATAGAGCCTTCGGCCTGCTGCAGCAGATGGGTAAAGCCCTCATGCTGCCAGTTTCAGTGCTGCCTATCGCAGGCATTCTCCTCGGGCTGGGCAGCGCCCGTTTGATTGAGCTGCAGCAAATTGAGGAAGGCGTGCTGCAAAGCGCCAAGTTCTGGTGGCTGCCGGAGTGGCTGGCTGGCATTATGCGGGCTTCGGGCGATGCTATTTTTGGCAGTTTGCCGCTGTTATTTGCGATCGCAGTGGCAATCGGCTTTACTGCCAATGACGGGGTTTCGGCCCTGGCGGCGACGGTGGGCTTTTTTGTATTTCTGGCAACGCTGGGCACTGTGGCAACAGCGAACGGCCTAGAGACTGAGCCGATTTTGGGGATTGAGACCCTCAATACGGGGGTCTTTGGCGGTTTGATCATGGGCTGTGTGGCCGCCTACCTGTTCAACAAGTTCTACCGAATTAAGCTGCCTCAGTACTTGGGCTTCTTCGCCGGAAAGCGGTTTGTCCCGATCATCACGGGTATCACCGCGATTGTGGTGGGCCTGATCATGAGCCTGATCTGGCCGCCGATTGGGGCTGCGATCAACAACTTTGCCCAAGCGGCTGCAGAAGGAAGCAACGTGCCGGTCACAGTGGCGCTCTATGGTTTTGTGGAGCGGCTGCTGATTCCCTTCGGGCTGCACCATATTTGGAACGTGCCCTTCTTCTTTGAGATTGGTTCTTTTACAGACCCGATTACGGGCCGGGAGGTGGCAGGCGACATTACCCGCTTCTTTGCCGGAGACCCAACGGCAGGCATTCTAGGCGGGGCCTACTGGTTCAAGATGTTTGGGTTGCCAGCAGCTGCGATCGCAATTTGGCACACCGCCAAACCTCAGAACCGCAAGCAGGTAGGCGGCATCATGATTTCCGCTGCCCTAACCTCTTTCCTGACGGGCATTACTGAGCCGATTGAGTTCTCCTTTGTCTTTGTCGCTCCGGTTCTCTTTCTGCTGCACGCGGTGCTAGCCGGATTTGCCGACTTTCTGTTTGTCACCCTTGGCGGGCGGATGGGCTTTACCTTCTCCCACGGGTTTATTGACTTTTTCCTGTTCTACAACCTGGGCACCCGCGTCTGGCTGATTCTGGCCTTTGGTCCACTGTTTGCTGCCCTCTATTACTTCGTCTTCCGCTTTGCAATTAAGTCCCTCAATCTCAATACCCCTGGCCGCGAAGAAGAGCAGGTAACCGGTGAAAACGTAGCGAGCAACTTGCCTCAAGATGCCGCTGCCATGTCTAAAGAGCTGGTGCTGGCCTTCGGCGGACGCAGCAATATCAACACCCTCGATGCCTGTATTACCCGACTGCGGGTCGGCGTCAAAGATATGGGCAAGGTCAACATGGCTCGACTCAAAGCCCTAGGCGCTTCGGGTGTGCTGCAGGTGGGCAACAATGCCCAGGCCATTTTCGGCCCCCGCTCAGAAAACCTGAAGACCGACATGAGCGAATACCTCAAAACCGCTGGTCCCGAAGCCGATGTGGTCGAGACACCCATGCCTCAGGAAAAGCTGTCTACTGCTGAACCTGTGAAGGTAGAGCGAGATCCCCACGCAGCAGAAAAAGCCGAGCGCATGGTTGCAGCCCTAGGAGGTGCCGATAACATCCGAACCGTGGATTCGGTGGCGCTCACCCGCATCCGCGTGGAGGTTTCTGATCCTGGTATTGTCAATGACCAGGAGTTGGTTGCTGCGGGCGTTCAGGGCATCATGCGCCTGCACGATCAGGTCTTCCACCTAGTGGTGGGCCTGAGCTCTGAACAGTACGCAGGCGAAATTGCCAAGCGAATGCATCCCCGCGTTTAA
- a CDS encoding MgtC/SapB family protein: MLNPYALPWPELLARLLLALLLGSVVGLDRELGQKSAGLRTNMLVSLGTALFILSTVQSGTTETSSDALPRVIQGVATGVGFVGAGSIFQRDRVHGLTSAAAIWVSAAVGVAAALGQWQLGLIGVTLTLITLRVFKWVESAIK, from the coding sequence ATGCTCAACCCTTATGCCCTGCCTTGGCCAGAGCTTCTAGCAAGGCTCCTGCTAGCCCTGTTGCTGGGATCGGTCGTGGGGCTAGACCGAGAACTGGGCCAAAAATCAGCCGGACTACGTACCAATATGCTGGTTAGTCTGGGCACTGCCCTATTCATCTTGAGCACGGTGCAGAGCGGTACCACCGAGACTTCATCAGACGCCCTACCGCGCGTCATCCAGGGGGTAGCGACAGGGGTAGGCTTTGTCGGGGCGGGGTCTATTTTCCAACGTGACCGGGTACACGGCCTCACTTCTGCTGCCGCTATTTGGGTTTCTGCCGCAGTTGGGGTAGCCGCCGCTTTGGGGCAATGGCAACTAGGTCTAATAGGCGTTACTTTAACGCTGATTACCCTACGAGTTTTTAAGTGGGTTGAATCAGCTATTAAATAG
- the nagA gene encoding N-acetylglucosamine-6-phosphate deacetylase — MYALTHCLLYTGNRELKGHALIVEGSKILDIVPEERLGQDFQTLDCQGYGVAPGFIDLQLNGCGGVMFNDAIAAETLDVMHRTNLKSGTTSFLPTLITTSDEAMQTAIEVVQTYRQSHADSVLGLHLEGPYLNPKRKGIHDGRYVRQPEAEMVSAIAKAGPDVVKLVTLAPEQTPLEQIRQLTAAGILVSAGHTDATFEEAMAGFDAGVQMVTHLFNAMSPWQGREPGMVGATFSRGNVYAGIIVDGHHVHFASVRLAQKILRDKLVLVTDATPPVGTQMESFTIGGQEVFYQNGKCVSAEGTLGGSALTMIEAVANCVRHVGISLGEALRMATLNPARAIGCDDRLGLLAPSYRANLVLFNTEFAVMGVMDQGHLHAFSPHLAAAGKAMPVNTL, encoded by the coding sequence ATGTACGCGCTCACCCACTGTCTGCTCTACACGGGCAACCGTGAACTGAAAGGTCATGCCCTGATTGTGGAGGGAAGCAAAATCCTTGATATTGTGCCCGAGGAACGTTTGGGTCAAGACTTTCAAACGTTGGACTGCCAGGGCTATGGGGTTGCTCCTGGCTTTATTGACCTGCAGCTCAATGGCTGCGGCGGCGTTATGTTTAATGATGCCATTGCGGCAGAAACCCTGGATGTGATGCACCGCACCAACCTCAAGAGCGGCACCACCAGCTTTTTGCCAACGCTGATCACCACCTCAGATGAGGCGATGCAAACCGCTATTGAGGTGGTGCAAACCTACCGTCAGAGCCACGCCGACAGCGTTTTAGGCCTGCATCTAGAGGGACCCTATCTCAACCCCAAGCGCAAGGGCATTCACGATGGTCGCTATGTGAGGCAGCCTGAGGCTGAAATGGTGAGTGCGATCGCAAAAGCTGGCCCCGACGTTGTCAAGCTCGTCACCCTGGCCCCTGAGCAAACGCCCTTAGAGCAGATTCGTCAGCTCACAGCAGCGGGTATTTTGGTATCTGCAGGCCATACCGATGCCACCTTCGAAGAAGCGATGGCGGGCTTTGATGCCGGTGTTCAAATGGTGACCCACCTGTTTAACGCCATGTCGCCCTGGCAGGGCCGCGAACCTGGCATGGTTGGGGCCACCTTTAGCCGGGGCAACGTCTATGCCGGTATCATTGTCGACGGGCACCACGTCCACTTTGCCTCGGTGCGCCTGGCTCAAAAAATCTTGCGAGACAAGCTGGTTTTGGTGACCGACGCCACGCCCCCTGTCGGCACACAAATGGAGTCTTTCACTATCGGCGGGCAAGAGGTATTTTACCAAAACGGCAAATGCGTCTCGGCCGAAGGCACCCTAGGCGGCTCAGCCCTAACGATGATCGAAGCGGTAGCTAACTGTGTTCGCCATGTCGGCATTTCTTTGGGAGAAGCCCTGCGCATGGCCACTCTCAACCCTGCCCGCGCCATCGGCTGTGACGATCGGCTGGGTCTACTAGCCCCCAGCTACCGGGCCAACTTAGTCCTGTTCAACACTGAGTTTGCTGTCATGGGAGTGATGGATCAGGGCCACCTTCATGCCTTTTCCCCCCATTTAGCTGCTGCTGGTAAAGCAATGCCCGTAAATACGCTGTAG
- a CDS encoding DedA family protein codes for MLDWITRIVETLGYWGILALMFLENVLPPIPSEVVMPLSGFAASQSDLKFWLVVAAGAAGSVAGTLPWYFVGKYVGQERLMHWADRHGHWLAISSKDISKATNWFNHRQGYWVVLLARMVPGIRTYVSIPAGISRMRLLPYLAYSLVGTVIWVSGLAIAGYFLGSHYEAVSRYIQPVSAVVILGLLGLSVAWVVLRKRKASH; via the coding sequence ATGCTTGATTGGATTACCCGTATCGTTGAGACATTGGGGTATTGGGGCATTTTGGCTCTGATGTTTTTAGAAAATGTTTTGCCGCCTATCCCTTCAGAGGTGGTAATGCCGCTGTCTGGGTTTGCGGCGAGTCAAAGCGATTTGAAATTTTGGTTGGTAGTAGCAGCGGGCGCTGCGGGTTCGGTGGCGGGTACGCTGCCCTGGTATTTTGTGGGTAAGTATGTTGGGCAGGAGCGGCTAATGCACTGGGCTGATCGCCATGGTCATTGGCTGGCGATTTCGTCTAAGGACATTAGCAAAGCCACTAACTGGTTTAACCACCGTCAGGGCTATTGGGTGGTGCTGCTGGCCCGGATGGTGCCGGGAATTCGCACTTATGTTTCGATTCCGGCGGGTATTAGCCGCATGCGGTTGCTTCCCTATTTGGCCTATTCGCTGGTGGGAACGGTGATTTGGGTGAGTGGACTTGCGATCGCAGGTTACTTTCTAGGCAGCCACTACGAGGCCGTTAGCCGATACATTCAGCCCGTTTCAGCTGTTGTCATCCTGGGGCTGCTGGGGCTGTCTGTAGCTTGGGTGGTGCTGCGCAAACGCAAAGCTAGCCATTGA